A single window of Fodinicurvata sp. EGI_FJ10296 DNA harbors:
- a CDS encoding substrate-binding domain-containing protein, with protein sequence MSTRSLTPPTARPATIAAASLIAAATAGIAPSSGAADDQAQQRVAVLTPFLSSVATNEMVETFQTRAEDRGWAVNVIDTRGSMADLANRLADTAGTGVDAVVLVSIDPAEIGDQVQDVADAGIPVVLIDGGSADGVMLNVTSDNFALGSALSQYLIDEIGGSGNLVKFFHSAHPGVRQRELALDDALAANPDVQVIADHYVQVPGPIDDSRVAMENIIRANRGEIDAVWAAWDEPAIGAWLAAESEGEAGSFIIAGIDGNPQAVEMIESCTAIVATVAQDFAAMADIASEELASIFAGDGVSAAERYAPANVITRESLGVSCD encoded by the coding sequence ATGTCCACTCGCAGCCTGACACCGCCCACCGCCCGGCCCGCCACCATCGCGGCTGCATCCCTGATCGCCGCCGCGACGGCCGGGATTGCTCCTTCCAGCGGCGCAGCAGATGACCAGGCGCAGCAACGGGTGGCCGTTCTCACGCCTTTCCTCAGTTCGGTGGCGACCAATGAAATGGTCGAGACGTTTCAGACGCGTGCTGAAGATCGAGGCTGGGCCGTCAATGTCATCGATACCAGAGGCAGCATGGCCGATCTTGCCAATCGGCTGGCGGATACCGCCGGAACCGGTGTCGATGCCGTGGTGCTCGTCAGCATCGATCCGGCCGAAATCGGCGATCAGGTCCAGGACGTGGCCGATGCGGGAATTCCGGTAGTCCTGATCGACGGCGGATCGGCCGACGGGGTCATGCTGAACGTAACATCGGACAACTTCGCGCTGGGCAGCGCGCTCAGCCAGTATCTGATCGATGAAATCGGAGGATCGGGCAATCTGGTGAAGTTCTTCCATTCAGCCCATCCCGGCGTCCGGCAGCGGGAACTCGCCCTCGACGACGCCCTTGCCGCCAATCCCGACGTGCAGGTCATCGCCGACCACTATGTTCAGGTCCCCGGCCCCATCGATGACAGCCGCGTGGCAATGGAAAACATCATCCGCGCCAACCGCGGCGAGATCGATGCCGTCTGGGCGGCCTGGGACGAACCGGCCATCGGTGCCTGGCTTGCCGCCGAATCCGAAGGCGAAGCAGGCTCCTTTATCATCGCCGGGATCGATGGGAATCCCCAGGCGGTCGAAATGATCGAAAGCTGTACCGCCATCGTCGCGACGGTCGCTCAGGATTTCGCCGCCATGGCCGATATCGCCTCGGAGGAACTGGCGTCGATTTTCGCCGGCGACGGTGTGTCGGCGGCTGAACGCTACGCGCCGGCCAATGTGATTACACGCGAAAGCCTGGGTGTGAGCTGCGACTGA
- a CDS encoding ABC transporter permease, with amino-acid sequence MTRFFQRLGTPMALLAIIALFTALSPSAFGTASNLINITQQMALLAMIAVGATFVLVLWEFDLSVGALASWSGICVVTLLQAGATPMVAIGLALLSSTAFGVVSGLLVARFAVPSFIATLALGTVVAGFTFWLSGGATLFGGLPDGFRTLTRGTAFGLPRLTWWIAAGALAAGLILTQTAFGRRLYAIGGNAEAARLAGVPMARDRTIAFAISATLAGLTGILLASRLGSAHPTGGDGFLLQAYAAVFLGTTAFRDGEANIAGSIVGAAIIATLANGLTILGTPSYVQDMLTGAIIILAVLVRRFAIR; translated from the coding sequence ATGACCCGTTTCTTTCAGCGCCTCGGGACACCGATGGCACTTCTCGCCATCATCGCCCTGTTCACGGCATTGAGTCCGTCAGCCTTCGGGACCGCGTCCAATCTCATCAACATCACCCAGCAGATGGCGCTGCTGGCGATGATTGCTGTGGGCGCCACCTTCGTCCTGGTATTGTGGGAGTTCGATCTTTCGGTCGGCGCCCTTGCCTCGTGGTCCGGCATCTGCGTCGTGACGCTGTTGCAAGCCGGAGCGACGCCGATGGTGGCAATCGGTCTCGCCCTGCTTTCCAGCACCGCATTCGGCGTTGTGTCGGGCTTGCTGGTCGCCAGATTCGCCGTACCCAGTTTCATCGCGACGCTGGCGCTGGGCACCGTCGTCGCCGGCTTCACGTTCTGGCTGTCTGGCGGCGCTACCCTGTTCGGCGGCCTGCCCGACGGCTTTCGCACCCTGACCCGCGGTACGGCGTTCGGTCTGCCGCGTCTTACCTGGTGGATCGCCGCCGGGGCGCTCGCGGCAGGACTGATCCTGACCCAGACGGCTTTCGGTCGGCGCCTTTATGCCATTGGCGGCAACGCCGAGGCCGCACGCCTGGCCGGTGTTCCGATGGCACGCGATCGAACCATAGCTTTTGCGATTTCCGCCACCCTCGCCGGTTTGACGGGGATTCTGCTGGCCTCCCGTCTCGGAAGCGCGCATCCGACGGGTGGAGACGGATTCCTGCTGCAGGCCTATGCGGCCGTGTTTCTCGGCACGACGGCCTTTCGCGACGGAGAAGCCAACATCGCCGGATCGATCGTCGGCGCCGCGATCATCGCAACTTTGGCCAACGGCCTCACGATCCTGGGGACGCCGAGCTATGTTCAGGACATGTTGACGGGTGCCATTATCATTCTGGCCGTTCTCGTCAGACGGTTCGCCATACGGTAA
- a CDS encoding FGGY family carbohydrate kinase, with amino-acid sequence MTIIAVLDIGSTSTKGLLIDGNGIVIATESAAYATSSPQPTWMEQNPDDWWKATVRLLRSLSAHALPDAIGLTGSMQNLIALDRSGRPVRPAILYSDTRAAPEEDPSDAVAAIVGNRLDPFMPIAKISWLRRHEPEVFHQTGLVLSCAKDYISLRLTGIPACDATAATTVGLMDLARRTWSAALLERFDLAESLFPPIIDADAVIGGITPAAAAEVGLPVGIPVVNGCGDAGSTSIGAGADTPGDAVVYLGTSGWIAVNGGNYDPGRPSGVYTLAHPTTSGVIDIASLLTAGDAVAWIRDLLRRRSDGAAWPDADIAAELERTAPDGTAVPLFLPYLGGERSPFVDTAVRGAFLGLDRHTTPPALIQSVLEGVAFAIRHNMESLPDGTPEATEIGVMRLVGGGAASTVWPQIIADTCNRSIDVVDTPVGATAFGACRLAAAALGIADPFRSRAPITARFAPSPKRREAANRRYEAFLKATSCARAIAPLLR; translated from the coding sequence GTGACGATTATTGCGGTATTGGATATCGGCTCGACATCGACCAAGGGATTGCTGATCGACGGGAACGGTATCGTCATTGCGACCGAATCGGCAGCATACGCAACTTCTTCTCCCCAACCGACGTGGATGGAACAGAACCCCGACGACTGGTGGAAAGCCACCGTCAGGTTGTTGCGGTCGCTGAGCGCCCATGCGCTGCCCGACGCTATCGGTCTGACCGGGAGCATGCAGAACCTGATTGCCCTCGACCGATCCGGCAGGCCGGTTCGGCCGGCGATCCTTTACAGTGATACGCGCGCCGCTCCGGAAGAGGATCCGTCCGACGCCGTGGCCGCCATCGTCGGCAACAGGCTCGACCCGTTCATGCCGATTGCGAAAATATCGTGGTTGCGGCGCCACGAACCGGAGGTCTTTCACCAAACCGGCCTGGTTCTGTCCTGCGCCAAGGATTACATCTCGTTGCGGCTTACCGGCATACCGGCCTGTGACGCCACGGCGGCAACGACGGTGGGGCTCATGGACCTGGCCCGCCGCACCTGGTCGGCGGCGCTACTCGAACGCTTCGATCTCGCAGAATCGCTGTTCCCGCCAATTATCGACGCCGATGCCGTCATCGGCGGTATCACGCCGGCCGCCGCTGCCGAAGTCGGCTTGCCGGTCGGCATCCCGGTCGTCAACGGATGCGGCGATGCGGGATCCACCAGCATAGGTGCCGGTGCGGACACACCCGGCGATGCCGTCGTATATCTCGGCACGTCTGGCTGGATCGCCGTCAACGGCGGCAACTATGATCCCGGACGCCCTTCCGGCGTCTACACACTCGCCCACCCGACCACGAGCGGCGTCATTGACATCGCGTCCTTGTTGACAGCCGGCGATGCGGTCGCCTGGATCCGGGATCTTCTCCGCCGCCGATCGGATGGTGCGGCATGGCCCGACGCCGATATTGCCGCCGAACTGGAACGAACGGCGCCGGACGGGACTGCTGTCCCCCTGTTTCTGCCCTATCTCGGCGGCGAACGCAGCCCCTTCGTCGATACAGCCGTCCGCGGCGCATTTCTGGGCCTGGACCGGCATACGACGCCCCCGGCCCTGATCCAGTCGGTGCTTGAAGGCGTCGCCTTTGCGATCCGGCACAATATGGAATCGCTGCCGGACGGAACGCCCGAGGCGACAGAGATCGGCGTCATGCGGCTCGTCGGCGGCGGGGCTGCAAGCACTGTCTGGCCCCAGATCATTGCCGATACCTGCAATCGTTCGATCGACGTCGTCGACACGCCCGTCGGTGCGACCGCATTCGGCGCCTGCCGATTGGCCGCGGCGGCATTGGGCATCGCGGACCCGTTCCGGTCGAGAGCGCCCATCACCGCCCGATTTGCGCCATCGCCCAAACGACGGGAAGCTGCGAACCGGCGGTACGAGGCCTTTCTGAAGGCCACAAGCTGCGCCCGTGCCATTGCTCCCCTGTTGCGCTGA
- a CDS encoding transglutaminase family protein, with amino-acid sequence MARLNIRHVTTYTYPQAVRFGDHRLLFRPRDSHDLRLVSSTLLIEPAGNLRWLHDVFSNSIAVARFSEESRVLRFESDIVVDHYGVNDLNFPLADFAQSLPFDYPSDEIEDLRPTMVQHFPDPDGHLAEWTSRFLGSGGASSTMDVLDRMVKSIRDDFTYAARDEPGVQSPVETLQSARGSCRDYALLMMEACRYLGLAARFVTGYLYDPALEGGPSDGTTGAGATHAWCQVYLPGMGWTEFDPTNGAYTGTNLIRIGVGRTPDQAMPVQGSYFGDAGGDVTMTVEVQVTKTKS; translated from the coding sequence ATGGCACGATTGAATATCCGGCATGTGACGACTTACACCTATCCGCAGGCTGTCCGGTTTGGCGACCACCGGCTGTTGTTCCGGCCCAGGGATAGCCATGACCTGAGGTTGGTATCGTCGACGCTGTTGATCGAACCCGCAGGAAATCTGCGATGGCTCCACGATGTCTTCAGCAATTCGATCGCTGTAGCCCGGTTCAGCGAAGAAAGCCGGGTTCTCAGATTTGAAAGCGATATCGTCGTCGACCACTATGGTGTAAACGATCTCAACTTTCCGCTGGCCGATTTTGCGCAGTCGCTGCCGTTCGATTATCCGAGCGACGAGATCGAGGATTTGCGGCCGACCATGGTTCAGCATTTTCCCGATCCAGACGGACATCTCGCCGAGTGGACGAGCCGGTTTCTCGGCTCCGGCGGCGCGTCTTCCACCATGGACGTTCTCGACCGCATGGTGAAATCGATCCGAGACGACTTCACCTATGCCGCCCGCGACGAGCCCGGTGTGCAGTCGCCGGTTGAGACACTGCAATCGGCACGGGGATCGTGCCGCGACTACGCCCTGCTGATGATGGAAGCTTGTCGCTATCTGGGGCTGGCGGCACGTTTCGTGACCGGGTACCTGTACGATCCCGCTCTGGAGGGCGGCCCTTCGGACGGCACCACCGGGGCCGGCGCGACCCATGCCTGGTGTCAGGTCTATTTGCCGGGAATGGGATGGACCGAATTCGACCCGACGAACGGCGCCTATACCGGCACGAACCTGATAAGAATCGGCGTTGGCCGCACCCCCGATCAGGCGATGCCCGTGCAGGGGTCATATTTTGGCGACGCCGGCGGCGACGTGACCATGACGGTCGAAGTGCAGGTGACAAAAACGAAAAGCTGA
- a CDS encoding sugar ABC transporter ATP-binding protein, giving the protein MAGKSEASAAAIGPAEARIAVTDLTRRFGGVVALNEVNLRVGRGSVHALVGENGAGKSTLIKCLVGAIRPDSGSIRIDGHAVTFAGPAEAEAIGIRAIHQELNLVPSFSVVENVFLGRRYPRRFGMIDRRAMRETVAHHAHRLAPGLPLDSAVGSLSPGQQQMAEIVRALSADARVVIMDEPTAALGSGDTERLFDAVRTMRSDGVSVIYVSHRLEEVLSLADAITVMRDGAVAASQPNRDLNKDRLVALMSPAARTRSSATRLTVASERDSGDIPPAVPSLMTIRMPGTETSGRPASTGSIDLGPGRIIGLYGLLGSGRSHLLAALFGAAPMPDGVSVEYRGAPFAPRSTSEAIGAGLAFVPEDRRSQGLVMHHPVRVNLTLPLLDRFRRWRAIPCPDRRRENAFARKTIADLSIKTTGPEQPIDALSGGNQQKALLGRWFAAETSVFLLDEPTRGIDVGAKAELHGQIQRLAADGAGIIFASSDLEEIMELADRVYVLDRGRIAADLSGDAATPDAILTACYARNVPDSGPDSDSDPTADTGFPTR; this is encoded by the coding sequence ATGGCAGGCAAAAGCGAAGCCTCAGCCGCGGCGATCGGCCCGGCTGAGGCCCGGATCGCTGTGACCGATCTCACCAGGCGGTTCGGCGGTGTCGTGGCACTGAATGAAGTCAACCTGCGGGTGGGGCGCGGATCGGTCCATGCTTTGGTCGGCGAGAACGGCGCTGGCAAATCAACGCTGATCAAATGCCTCGTCGGCGCGATCCGCCCCGACAGCGGGTCCATTCGTATCGACGGCCACGCCGTCACGTTCGCCGGTCCGGCCGAGGCCGAGGCGATAGGCATCCGCGCCATCCATCAGGAACTCAACCTCGTGCCGTCATTTTCGGTCGTGGAGAACGTGTTTCTGGGACGGCGCTATCCCCGCCGGTTCGGCATGATCGACCGTCGGGCGATGCGCGAGACGGTCGCCCACCACGCTCACCGCCTGGCCCCTGGACTGCCGCTCGACAGCGCGGTGGGGTCGCTGTCGCCGGGCCAGCAACAGATGGCCGAGATCGTGCGGGCATTGTCGGCCGACGCGCGTGTCGTGATCATGGACGAACCAACCGCGGCACTGGGGTCCGGGGATACCGAACGGCTGTTCGACGCCGTGCGGACCATGCGATCCGACGGCGTCTCGGTGATTTATGTCTCGCACCGGCTGGAAGAAGTCCTTTCCCTGGCGGACGCGATCACTGTCATGCGCGACGGTGCCGTCGCCGCAAGCCAGCCGAACCGCGATCTGAACAAGGACCGACTGGTCGCGCTGATGTCTCCGGCCGCGCGAACCCGCTCCTCCGCAACCAGATTGACCGTCGCGTCTGAACGGGATAGCGGCGACATTCCCCCAGCCGTGCCGTCGCTGATGACCATTCGGATGCCGGGGACGGAAACATCGGGCCGTCCGGCGTCGACCGGTTCGATCGACCTTGGTCCGGGTCGGATCATCGGCCTCTATGGACTGCTGGGGTCGGGCCGCAGCCATCTGCTCGCCGCCCTTTTCGGTGCGGCGCCAATGCCCGACGGTGTCAGCGTCGAGTACAGGGGAGCGCCGTTCGCCCCGCGGTCAACGTCCGAGGCTATTGGCGCGGGATTGGCATTCGTGCCCGAAGATCGGCGCAGCCAGGGCCTGGTGATGCATCATCCGGTACGGGTCAACCTGACTTTGCCGCTTCTGGACCGTTTTCGGCGGTGGCGCGCGATCCCCTGCCCCGACCGGCGACGGGAAAATGCGTTCGCCCGAAAAACGATCGCGGATCTGTCAATCAAGACAACCGGTCCCGAACAACCCATCGACGCGCTGAGCGGCGGGAACCAACAGAAGGCACTCCTGGGCCGTTGGTTTGCCGCCGAGACATCAGTATTTCTGCTCGACGAACCGACGCGCGGCATCGATGTCGGCGCCAAGGCCGAGCTTCACGGCCAGATACAGCGCCTTGCCGCCGACGGGGCCGGGATCATTTTCGCATCCAGCGATCTGGAGGAAATAATGGAGCTGGCCGACCGGGTCTATGTGCTGGACCGGGGGCGCATCGCTGCGGACCTGAGCGGCGACGCCGCCACGCCCGACGCCATCCTGACCGCCTGCTATGCCCGCAACGTCCCGGATTCAGGCCCGGATTCGGATTCAGACCCCACCGCCGATACCGGATTCCCGACCCGATGA